From Mustela erminea isolate mMusErm1 chromosome 1, mMusErm1.Pri, whole genome shotgun sequence, a single genomic window includes:
- the TSSK6 gene encoding testis-specific serine/threonine-protein kinase 6 — translation MSGDKLLSELGYKLGRTIGEGSYSKVKVATSKKYKGTVAIKVVDRRRAPPDFVNKFLPRELSILRGVRHPHIVHVFEFIEVCNGKLYIVMEAAATDLLQAVQRNGRIPGSQARDLFAQIAGAVRYLHDHHLVHRDLKCENVLLSPDERRVKLTDFGFGRQAHGYPDLSTTYCGSAAYASPEVLLGIPYDPKKYDVWSLGVVLYVMVTGCMPFDDSDIAGLPRRQKRGVLYPDGLELSERCKALIAELLQFSPSARPSAGQVARNGWLRAGDSS, via the coding sequence ATGTCGGGCGACAAACTTCTGAGCGAACTCGGCTATAAGCTGGGACGCACAATAGGCGAGGGCAGTTACTCCAAGGTGAAGGTGGCCACGTCCAAGAAATACAAGGGCACAGTGGCCATCAAGGTGGTGGACCGGCGGCGCGCGCCGCCCGACTTCGTCAACAAGTTTCTGCCACGCGAGCTGTCCATCCTTCGAGGCGTGCGACACCCGCACATCGTGCACGTCTTCGAGTTCATCGAAGTGTGCAATGGGAAGCTCTATATCGTGATGGAGGCGGCTGCCACCGACCTGCTGCAGGCAGTGCAGCGCAACGGGCGCATCCCCGGGAGCCAGGCGCGCGACCTCTTTGCGCAGATCGCTGGGGCTGTGCGTTACCTGCATGACCACCACTTGGTGCACCGTGACCTCAAGTGCGAAAACGTGCTGCTGAGCCCCGACGAGCGCCGCGTGAAGCTCACTGACTTTGGCTTTGGTCGCCAGGCACACGGCTATCCTGACCTGAGCACTACCTACTGCGGCTCGGCCGCCTACGCGTCTCCTGAGGTACTCTTGGGTATCCCATACGACCCCAAGAAGTACGACGTGTGGAGCCTGGGCGTCGTGCTCTACGTCATGGTCACCGGGTGCATGCCCTTCGACGACTCGGACATCGCTGGTCTGCCCAGGCGCCAGAAGCGCGGCGTCCTCTACCCCGACGGCCTCGAGCTGTCGGAGCGCTGCAAAGCCCTGATCGCAGAATTGCTGCAGTTCAGCCCGTCTGCCAGGCCCTCAGCGGGCCAGGTAGCGCGCAACGGCTGGCTGCGTGCTGGGGACTCCAGCTAG
- the NDUFA13 gene encoding LOW QUALITY PROTEIN: NADH dehydrogenase [ubiquinone] 1 alpha subcomplex subunit 13 (The sequence of the model RefSeq protein was modified relative to this genomic sequence to represent the inferred CDS: inserted 1 base in 1 codon), producing MATASGRNFRPRPEXWGPVSMAASKVKQDMPPPGGYGPIDYKRNLPRRGLSGYSMFAVGIGTLLFGYWSMMRWNRERRRLQIEDFEARIALMPLLQAEKDRRVLQMLRENLEEEAIIMKDVPDWKVGESVFHTTRWVTPVMGELYGLRTNEEIVDAAYGFIWYT from the exons ATGGCGACGGCCTCCGGACGTAACTTCCGCCCGCGGCCGG GTTGGGGTCCTGTGAGCATGGCAGCATCGAAGGTGAAACAGGACATGCCCCCTCCGGGGGGCTATGGCCCCATCGACTACAAGCGGAACCTTCCGCGTCGGGGACTGTCGG GCTATAGCATGTTCGCTGTGGGCATTGGGACCTTGCTGTTCGGGTACTGGAGCATGATGAGGTGGAACCGCGAGCGCAG GCGCTTGCAGATTGAGGACTTCGAGGCCCGCATCGCGCTGATGCCACTGTTGCAGGCAGAGAAGGACCGGAG GGTCCTGCAGATGCTTCGAGAGAACCTGGAGGAGGAGGCCATCATCATGAAGGATGTGCCCGACTGGAAG GTGGGTGAGTCTGTGTTCCATACAACGCGCTGGGTGACTCCCGTGATGGGCGAGCTGTATGGGCTGCGTACAAATGAGGAGATTGTCGACGCCGCCTATGGCTTCATTTGGTACACGTAG
- the YJEFN3 gene encoding yjeF N-terminal domain-containing protein 3 isoform X2, giving the protein MSSAARPDPAEAPEERRFLSTAEAAALERELLEDYRFGRQQLVELCGHASAVAVTKVFPLPTLSRKQRTVLVVCGPEQNGAVGLVCARHLRMFEYEPTIFYPTRSLDGLHQDLTTQCEKMDIPFLSYLPTEVQLINDAYGLVVDAVLGPGVQPGEIGGPCTRALATLKLLSIPLVSLDIPSGWDAETGGGDSEDGLRPDVLVSLAAPKPCAGRFSGRHHFVAGRFVPDDVRRKFALRLPGYTGTDCVAAL; this is encoded by the exons ATGAGCAGCGCGGCCCGCCCCGATCCAGCGGAGGCGCCCGAGGAGCGGCGTTTCCTCAG CACTGCGGAGGCGGCCGCCCTGGAGCGCGAGTTACTGGAGGATTACCGCTTTGGGCGGCAGCAGCTGGTGGAGTTGTGTGGCCATGCTAGTGCTGTGGCTGTGACCAAG GTGTTCCCCTTGCCTACTCTCTCCCGGAAGCAGAGGACAGTGCTGGTCGTGTGTGGCCCGGAGCAGAACGGGGCGGTGGGGCTGGTCTGTGCGCGGCACCTGCGGATGTTT gAGTACGAACCGACCATCTTCTACCCTACACGGTCACTGGATGGGCTGCACCAGGACCTGACCACTCAGTGTGAGAAGATGGACATCCCCTTTCTGTCCTATTTGCCCACGGAG GTCCAGCTCATCAACGATGCCTACGGGCTGGTGGTGGACGCCGTGCTGGGCCCTGGCGTGCAGCCAGGAGAGATCGGGGGCCCCTGCACACGGGCGCTGGCCACACTCAAGCTGCTGTCCATCCCCCTTGTGAGCCTGGACATTCCCTCAG GCTGGGACGCGGAGACCGGCGGCGGCGACAGCGAGGATGGGCTCCGGCCCGACGTGCTGGTATCACTCGCCGCGCCCAAGCCCTGCGCCGGCCGCTTCTCCGGCCGCCACCACTTCGTGGCCGGCAGGTTCGTGCCCGACGACGTGCGCCGAAAGTTCGCTCTGCGCCTGCCGGGATACACGGGCACCGACTGCGTCGCGGCGCTGTGA
- the YJEFN3 gene encoding yjeF N-terminal domain-containing protein 3 isoform X3 produces the protein MSSAARPDPAEAPEERRFLSTAEAAALERELLEDYRFGRQQLVELCGHASAVAVTKEYEPTIFYPTRSLDGLHQDLTTQCEKMDIPFLSYLPTEVQLINDAYGLVVDAVLGPGVQPGEIGGPCTRALATLKLLSIPLVSLDIPSGMPGWDAETGGGDSEDGLRPDVLVSLAAPKPCAGRFSGRHHFVAGRFVPDDVRRKFALRLPGYTGTDCVAAL, from the exons ATGAGCAGCGCGGCCCGCCCCGATCCAGCGGAGGCGCCCGAGGAGCGGCGTTTCCTCAG CACTGCGGAGGCGGCCGCCCTGGAGCGCGAGTTACTGGAGGATTACCGCTTTGGGCGGCAGCAGCTGGTGGAGTTGTGTGGCCATGCTAGTGCTGTGGCTGTGACCAAG gAGTACGAACCGACCATCTTCTACCCTACACGGTCACTGGATGGGCTGCACCAGGACCTGACCACTCAGTGTGAGAAGATGGACATCCCCTTTCTGTCCTATTTGCCCACGGAG GTCCAGCTCATCAACGATGCCTACGGGCTGGTGGTGGACGCCGTGCTGGGCCCTGGCGTGCAGCCAGGAGAGATCGGGGGCCCCTGCACACGGGCGCTGGCCACACTCAAGCTGCTGTCCATCCCCCTTGTGAGCCTGGACATTCCCTCAGGCATGCCAG GCTGGGACGCGGAGACCGGCGGCGGCGACAGCGAGGATGGGCTCCGGCCCGACGTGCTGGTATCACTCGCCGCGCCCAAGCCCTGCGCCGGCCGCTTCTCCGGCCGCCACCACTTCGTGGCCGGCAGGTTCGTGCCCGACGACGTGCGCCGAAAGTTCGCTCTGCGCCTGCCGGGATACACGGGCACCGACTGCGTCGCGGCGCTGTGA
- the YJEFN3 gene encoding yjeF N-terminal domain-containing protein 3 isoform X1 → MSSAARPDPAEAPEERRFLSTAEAAALERELLEDYRFGRQQLVELCGHASAVAVTKVFPLPTLSRKQRTVLVVCGPEQNGAVGLVCARHLRMFEYEPTIFYPTRSLDGLHQDLTTQCEKMDIPFLSYLPTEVQLINDAYGLVVDAVLGPGVQPGEIGGPCTRALATLKLLSIPLVSLDIPSGMPGWDAETGGGDSEDGLRPDVLVSLAAPKPCAGRFSGRHHFVAGRFVPDDVRRKFALRLPGYTGTDCVAAL, encoded by the exons ATGAGCAGCGCGGCCCGCCCCGATCCAGCGGAGGCGCCCGAGGAGCGGCGTTTCCTCAG CACTGCGGAGGCGGCCGCCCTGGAGCGCGAGTTACTGGAGGATTACCGCTTTGGGCGGCAGCAGCTGGTGGAGTTGTGTGGCCATGCTAGTGCTGTGGCTGTGACCAAG GTGTTCCCCTTGCCTACTCTCTCCCGGAAGCAGAGGACAGTGCTGGTCGTGTGTGGCCCGGAGCAGAACGGGGCGGTGGGGCTGGTCTGTGCGCGGCACCTGCGGATGTTT gAGTACGAACCGACCATCTTCTACCCTACACGGTCACTGGATGGGCTGCACCAGGACCTGACCACTCAGTGTGAGAAGATGGACATCCCCTTTCTGTCCTATTTGCCCACGGAG GTCCAGCTCATCAACGATGCCTACGGGCTGGTGGTGGACGCCGTGCTGGGCCCTGGCGTGCAGCCAGGAGAGATCGGGGGCCCCTGCACACGGGCGCTGGCCACACTCAAGCTGCTGTCCATCCCCCTTGTGAGCCTGGACATTCCCTCAGGCATGCCAG GCTGGGACGCGGAGACCGGCGGCGGCGACAGCGAGGATGGGCTCCGGCCCGACGTGCTGGTATCACTCGCCGCGCCCAAGCCCTGCGCCGGCCGCTTCTCCGGCCGCCACCACTTCGTGGCCGGCAGGTTCGTGCCCGACGACGTGCGCCGAAAGTTCGCTCTGCGCCTGCCGGGATACACGGGCACCGACTGCGTCGCGGCGCTGTGA
- the CILP2 gene encoding cartilage intermediate layer protein 2 isoform X2, giving the protein MASLPPLLCLFVAAAHLAGARVTSPPEEPTATAWGFEGPSLRPGQSSPALEDWEEASEWTSWFNVDHPGGDGDFESLAAIRFYYGPARVCPRPLALEARTTDWALPSTVGERVHLNPTRGFWCLNREQPRGRRCSNYHVRFRCPLGCSSKTCRCPEHILLGSVVTPSGRPLPGARVSLRDWPGTMAITDAHGTFRMPGVCASSRANVSAQMDGFSAGLGQAQANGSISAVVTVVLNKLEKPYLVKHPESRVREAGQNVTFCCKASGIPLPKKYSWFHNGTLLDRREHRYGAHLELRGLRPEQAGTYHCKAWNDAGAVRSGTARLTVLAPGQPACNPQPQEHLIKLPDDCGQSGSGPTYLDVGLCPDTACPSPAGSSPRCGDTGSRCCSVRRLESREIHCSNYVLPVKVVAECGCQKCLPPRGLVRGRVLASDSGEPLSFAQILLGQEPIGFTSYQGDFTLEVPPSTQRLVVTFVDPSGEFMDTVRVLPFDPRGGGVYHDVKAMRKKAPIILDASESNTIPLGELEDEAPLGELVLPAGAFRRADGEPYTGAVEARVTFVDPRDLTSAAAAPSDLRFADSDGELAPLRTYGMFSVDLRAAGSAEQLQAGPVAVRVNAGQIRMAGHAEALKLWSLNPDTGLWEEESGFQREGSAAPRVRREERVFLVGNVEIRERRLFNLDVPERRRCFVKVRAYANDKFTPSEQVEGVVVTLVNLEPAPGYSANPRAWGRFDSAVTGPNGACLPAFCDEDRPDAYTALVTATLGGEELEPAPSRPRPLAATVGVAQPYLDRLGYRRTDHDDPALKRNGFRINLAKPRPGDPAEANGPVYPWRSLRECQGAPVTASHFRFARVEADKYEYNVVPFREGAPASWTGDLLAWWPNPQEFRACFLKVKIQGSQEYMVRAHNAGGSHPRTQGQLYGLRDARSVRDPQRPGTSAACVEFKCSGMLFDQRQVDRTLVTIMPQGSCRRVAVNGLLRDYLARHPPPAPADDPAAFSMLAPLDPLGHNYGVYTVTDQSPRLAKEIAIGRCFDGSSDGFSREMKADAGTAVTFQCREPPAGRPSLFQRLLEAPATALGDIRREMGQAARAQAQTTGRLRTRRGRARE; this is encoded by the exons ATGGCATCACTGCCGCCACTACTCTGCCTCTTTGTCGCCGCCGCGCACCTGGCGGGGGCCCGAG TCACCAGCCCCCCTGAGGAGCCCACAGCAACTGCCTGGGGCTTTGAAGGTCCATCATTGCGCCCTGGACAGTCCTCACCAGCCTTGGAGGACTGGGAAG AGGCCAGCGAGTGGACGTCCTGGTTCAACGTGGACCACCCCGGCGGCGATGGCGACTTCGAGAGCCTGGCTGCCATCCGCTTCTATTACGGACCAGCGCGCGTGTGCCCACGGCCGCTGGCGCTAGAGGCGCGCACCACGGACTGGGCCCTGCCATCCACTGTCGGCGAGCGCGTGCACTTGAACCCCACGCGAGGTTTTTGGTGCCTCAACCGCGAGCAGCCCCGCGGCCGCCGCTGCTCCAACTACCATGTGCGCTTCCGCTGCCCTCTCG GGTGCAGCTCCAAGACGTGCAGGTGCCCTGAGCACATCCTTCTGGGCTCGGTGGTCACCCCATCTGGGCGTCCGCTGCCAGGAGCCAGGGTCTCCCTGAGAGACTGGCCTGGCACTATGGCCATCACTGATGCCCATGGAACCTTCCGGATGCCTGGAGTCTGTGCCAGTAGCCGGGCCAACGTCAGTGCCCAGATGGATGGCTTCTCTGCAGGcctgggccaggcccaggccAATGGCTCCATCTCTGCTGTGGTCACTGTTGTCCTTAATAAGTTGG AGAAGCCCTACCTAGTGAAGCACCCCGAGTCCCGAGTGCGAGAGGCGGGACAGAATGTAACCTTCTGCTGCAAGGCTTCAGGCATCCCCCTGCCCAAGAAGTACTCCTG GTTCCACAACGGGACCCTGCTGGACAGGCGAGAACACAGGTACGGGGCCCATCTGGAGCTGCGGGGGCTGCGGCCAGAACAGGCAGGCACCTACCACTGCAAAGCATGGAATGACGCAGGGGCTGTGCGCTCGGGCACTGCCCGCCTCACTGTGCTTG CCCCGGGCCAGCCAGCCTGTAATCCCCAGCCCCAAGAGCACCTGATCAAGCTCCCAGATGACTGTGGTCAGTCTGGCAGTGGCCCCACCTACTTGGATGTGGGGCTCTGCCCCGACACCGCATGCCCCAGCCCGGCAGGCTCCAGCCCCCGGTGTGGGGACACAGGCTCCCGCTGCTGCTCTGTTCGCCGCCTGGAGAGCAGGGAAATCCACTGCTCCAACTATGTCCTCCCGGTCAAGGTGGTGGCTGAGTGTGGCTGCCAGAAATGTCTGCCCCCTCGGGGACTGGTACGGGGACGTGTGCTGGCTTCAGACTCAGGGGAACCCCTGAGCTTCGCCCAGATCCTGCTAGGCCAGGAGCCCATAGGATTCACCTCCTACCAGGGTGACTTCACCCTGGAGGTGCCTCCCTCCACACAGCGGCTGGTGGTAACTTTCGTGGACCCCAGTGGAGAGTTCATGGACACTGTCAGGGTCCTGCCTTTCGACCCTCGAGGGGGCGGCGTGTACCATGACGTCAAGGCCATGCGGAAGAAAGCCCCCATCATCTTAGATGCCAGCGAGAGCAACACAATCCCTCTTGGGGAGCTGGAAGACGAGGCCCCACTGGGCGAGCTGGTCCTTCCCGCGGGAGCCTTCCGCAGAGCCGATGGCGAGCCCTACACGGGGGCTGTGGAGGCCCGGGTGACGTTCGTGGACCCCCGAGATCTCACGTCGGCGGCCGCCGCCCCCAGCGACCTGCGCTTTGCGGACAGTGACGGTGAGCTGGCCCCGTTGCGCACCTATGGCATGTTCTCGGTGGACCTCCGCGCCGCCGGCTCCGCGGAGCAGCTGCAGGCGGGGCCCGTGGCGGTGCGCGTGAACGCCGGCCAGATCCGCATGGCGGGCCACGCGGAGGCCCTCAAGCTGTGGTCGCTGAACCCTGACACAGGCCTGTGGGAGGAGGAGAGCGGCTTCCAGCGGGAGGGGTCGGCAGCCCCTCGGGTCCGCCGGGAGGAGCGGGTCTTCCTGGTGGGCAACGTGGAGATCCGCGAGCGGCGTCTGTTCAACTTGGACGTCCCCGAGCGCCGCCGCTGCTTCGTGAAGGTGCGCGCCTACGCCAACGACAAGTTCACCCCCAGCGAGCAGGTGGAGGGCGTGGTGGTCACGCTGGTCAACCTGGAGCCCGCCCCTGGCTACTCGGCCAACCCCCGTGCCTGGGGCCGCTTCGACAGCGCGGTCACCGGCCCCAATGGCGCCTGCCTCCCCGCCTTCTGCGACGAGGACCGGCCCGACGCCTACACGGCGCTGGTCACGGCCACGCTGGGCGGTGAGGAGCTGGAGcccgccccctcccggccccgcccGCTCGCGGCCACCGTGGGCGTGGCCCAGCCCTACCTGGACAGGCTGGGGTACAGGCGCACGGACCACGACGACCCGGCGCTCAAACGCAACGGCTTCCGCATCAACCTGGCGAAACCCAGGCCGGGCGACCCCGCCGAGGCCAATGGCCCGGTGTACCCGTGGCGCAGCCTGCGGGAATGCCAGGGCGCCCCGGTGACCGCCAGCCACTTCCGCTTCGCGCGCGTGGAGGCCGACAAATACGAGTACAACGTGGTCCCGTTTCGCGAGGGCGCGCCGGCCTCCTGGACTGGAGACCTCCTGGCCTGGTGGCCCAACCCCCAGGAATTCCGGGCCTGCTTCCTCAAAGTGAAGATCCAGGGTTCCCAGGAGTACATGGTCCGGGCGCACAACGCGGGGGGCAGCCACCCGCGAACCCAGGGTCAGCTCTACGGGCTCCGAGATGCCCGCAGTGTCCGAGACCCCCAGCGCCCCGGCACATCCGCCGCCTGCGTGGAGTTCAAGTGCAGCGGGATGCTCTTCGACCAGCGTCAGGTGGACAGGACGCTGGTGACCATAATGCCCCAGGGCAGCTGCCGTCGTGTGGCCGTCAACGGGCTCCTGAGGGATTACTTGGCCCGgcaccccccacccgccccagcTGACGACCCAGCGGCCTTCAGCATGCTGGCCCCACTGGACCCTCTGGGTCACAACTACGGTGTCTACACGGTCactgaccagagcccaaggctggCCAAGGAGATCGCCATCGGCCGCTGCTTTGATGGCTCCTCTGACGGCTTCTCTCGGGAGATGAAGGCCGACGCTGGCACAGCAGTCACCTTCCAGTGTCGGGAGCCACCAGCCGGCCGGCCTAGCCTCTTCCAGAGGCTGCTGGAGGCCCCGGCAACAGCGCTTGGGGACATCCGCAGGGAGATGGGCCAGGCGGCCCGGGCACAGGCTCAAACCACAGGTCGCCTCCGTACCCGCCGGGGCAGGGCCCGGGAGTGA
- the CILP2 gene encoding cartilage intermediate layer protein 2 isoform X1, whose product MASLPPLLCLFVAAAHLAGARVTSPPEEPTATAWGFEGPSLRPGQSSPALEDWEEASEWTSWFNVDHPGGDGDFESLAAIRFYYGPARVCPRPLALEARTTDWALPSTVGERVHLNPTRGFWCLNREQPRGRRCSNYHVRFRCPLEATWGAWGPWGPCSGSCGPGRRLRRRRCPSPAGDACPGRPVEAQKCVRPTCPGCSSKTCRCPEHILLGSVVTPSGRPLPGARVSLRDWPGTMAITDAHGTFRMPGVCASSRANVSAQMDGFSAGLGQAQANGSISAVVTVVLNKLEKPYLVKHPESRVREAGQNVTFCCKASGIPLPKKYSWFHNGTLLDRREHRYGAHLELRGLRPEQAGTYHCKAWNDAGAVRSGTARLTVLAPGQPACNPQPQEHLIKLPDDCGQSGSGPTYLDVGLCPDTACPSPAGSSPRCGDTGSRCCSVRRLESREIHCSNYVLPVKVVAECGCQKCLPPRGLVRGRVLASDSGEPLSFAQILLGQEPIGFTSYQGDFTLEVPPSTQRLVVTFVDPSGEFMDTVRVLPFDPRGGGVYHDVKAMRKKAPIILDASESNTIPLGELEDEAPLGELVLPAGAFRRADGEPYTGAVEARVTFVDPRDLTSAAAAPSDLRFADSDGELAPLRTYGMFSVDLRAAGSAEQLQAGPVAVRVNAGQIRMAGHAEALKLWSLNPDTGLWEEESGFQREGSAAPRVRREERVFLVGNVEIRERRLFNLDVPERRRCFVKVRAYANDKFTPSEQVEGVVVTLVNLEPAPGYSANPRAWGRFDSAVTGPNGACLPAFCDEDRPDAYTALVTATLGGEELEPAPSRPRPLAATVGVAQPYLDRLGYRRTDHDDPALKRNGFRINLAKPRPGDPAEANGPVYPWRSLRECQGAPVTASHFRFARVEADKYEYNVVPFREGAPASWTGDLLAWWPNPQEFRACFLKVKIQGSQEYMVRAHNAGGSHPRTQGQLYGLRDARSVRDPQRPGTSAACVEFKCSGMLFDQRQVDRTLVTIMPQGSCRRVAVNGLLRDYLARHPPPAPADDPAAFSMLAPLDPLGHNYGVYTVTDQSPRLAKEIAIGRCFDGSSDGFSREMKADAGTAVTFQCREPPAGRPSLFQRLLEAPATALGDIRREMGQAARAQAQTTGRLRTRRGRARE is encoded by the exons ATGGCATCACTGCCGCCACTACTCTGCCTCTTTGTCGCCGCCGCGCACCTGGCGGGGGCCCGAG TCACCAGCCCCCCTGAGGAGCCCACAGCAACTGCCTGGGGCTTTGAAGGTCCATCATTGCGCCCTGGACAGTCCTCACCAGCCTTGGAGGACTGGGAAG AGGCCAGCGAGTGGACGTCCTGGTTCAACGTGGACCACCCCGGCGGCGATGGCGACTTCGAGAGCCTGGCTGCCATCCGCTTCTATTACGGACCAGCGCGCGTGTGCCCACGGCCGCTGGCGCTAGAGGCGCGCACCACGGACTGGGCCCTGCCATCCACTGTCGGCGAGCGCGTGCACTTGAACCCCACGCGAGGTTTTTGGTGCCTCAACCGCGAGCAGCCCCGCGGCCGCCGCTGCTCCAACTACCATGTGCGCTTCCGCTGCCCTCTCG AGGCCACGTGGGGCGCGTGGGGCCCGTGGGGTCCCTGTTCAGGGAGCTGCGGGCCGGGGCGTCGCTTGCGCCGCCGTCGCTGCCCAAGCCCGGCTGGGGATGCTTGTCCGGGGCGTCCCGTGGAGGCTCAGAAGTGTGTAAGGCCTACATGTCCAG GGTGCAGCTCCAAGACGTGCAGGTGCCCTGAGCACATCCTTCTGGGCTCGGTGGTCACCCCATCTGGGCGTCCGCTGCCAGGAGCCAGGGTCTCCCTGAGAGACTGGCCTGGCACTATGGCCATCACTGATGCCCATGGAACCTTCCGGATGCCTGGAGTCTGTGCCAGTAGCCGGGCCAACGTCAGTGCCCAGATGGATGGCTTCTCTGCAGGcctgggccaggcccaggccAATGGCTCCATCTCTGCTGTGGTCACTGTTGTCCTTAATAAGTTGG AGAAGCCCTACCTAGTGAAGCACCCCGAGTCCCGAGTGCGAGAGGCGGGACAGAATGTAACCTTCTGCTGCAAGGCTTCAGGCATCCCCCTGCCCAAGAAGTACTCCTG GTTCCACAACGGGACCCTGCTGGACAGGCGAGAACACAGGTACGGGGCCCATCTGGAGCTGCGGGGGCTGCGGCCAGAACAGGCAGGCACCTACCACTGCAAAGCATGGAATGACGCAGGGGCTGTGCGCTCGGGCACTGCCCGCCTCACTGTGCTTG CCCCGGGCCAGCCAGCCTGTAATCCCCAGCCCCAAGAGCACCTGATCAAGCTCCCAGATGACTGTGGTCAGTCTGGCAGTGGCCCCACCTACTTGGATGTGGGGCTCTGCCCCGACACCGCATGCCCCAGCCCGGCAGGCTCCAGCCCCCGGTGTGGGGACACAGGCTCCCGCTGCTGCTCTGTTCGCCGCCTGGAGAGCAGGGAAATCCACTGCTCCAACTATGTCCTCCCGGTCAAGGTGGTGGCTGAGTGTGGCTGCCAGAAATGTCTGCCCCCTCGGGGACTGGTACGGGGACGTGTGCTGGCTTCAGACTCAGGGGAACCCCTGAGCTTCGCCCAGATCCTGCTAGGCCAGGAGCCCATAGGATTCACCTCCTACCAGGGTGACTTCACCCTGGAGGTGCCTCCCTCCACACAGCGGCTGGTGGTAACTTTCGTGGACCCCAGTGGAGAGTTCATGGACACTGTCAGGGTCCTGCCTTTCGACCCTCGAGGGGGCGGCGTGTACCATGACGTCAAGGCCATGCGGAAGAAAGCCCCCATCATCTTAGATGCCAGCGAGAGCAACACAATCCCTCTTGGGGAGCTGGAAGACGAGGCCCCACTGGGCGAGCTGGTCCTTCCCGCGGGAGCCTTCCGCAGAGCCGATGGCGAGCCCTACACGGGGGCTGTGGAGGCCCGGGTGACGTTCGTGGACCCCCGAGATCTCACGTCGGCGGCCGCCGCCCCCAGCGACCTGCGCTTTGCGGACAGTGACGGTGAGCTGGCCCCGTTGCGCACCTATGGCATGTTCTCGGTGGACCTCCGCGCCGCCGGCTCCGCGGAGCAGCTGCAGGCGGGGCCCGTGGCGGTGCGCGTGAACGCCGGCCAGATCCGCATGGCGGGCCACGCGGAGGCCCTCAAGCTGTGGTCGCTGAACCCTGACACAGGCCTGTGGGAGGAGGAGAGCGGCTTCCAGCGGGAGGGGTCGGCAGCCCCTCGGGTCCGCCGGGAGGAGCGGGTCTTCCTGGTGGGCAACGTGGAGATCCGCGAGCGGCGTCTGTTCAACTTGGACGTCCCCGAGCGCCGCCGCTGCTTCGTGAAGGTGCGCGCCTACGCCAACGACAAGTTCACCCCCAGCGAGCAGGTGGAGGGCGTGGTGGTCACGCTGGTCAACCTGGAGCCCGCCCCTGGCTACTCGGCCAACCCCCGTGCCTGGGGCCGCTTCGACAGCGCGGTCACCGGCCCCAATGGCGCCTGCCTCCCCGCCTTCTGCGACGAGGACCGGCCCGACGCCTACACGGCGCTGGTCACGGCCACGCTGGGCGGTGAGGAGCTGGAGcccgccccctcccggccccgcccGCTCGCGGCCACCGTGGGCGTGGCCCAGCCCTACCTGGACAGGCTGGGGTACAGGCGCACGGACCACGACGACCCGGCGCTCAAACGCAACGGCTTCCGCATCAACCTGGCGAAACCCAGGCCGGGCGACCCCGCCGAGGCCAATGGCCCGGTGTACCCGTGGCGCAGCCTGCGGGAATGCCAGGGCGCCCCGGTGACCGCCAGCCACTTCCGCTTCGCGCGCGTGGAGGCCGACAAATACGAGTACAACGTGGTCCCGTTTCGCGAGGGCGCGCCGGCCTCCTGGACTGGAGACCTCCTGGCCTGGTGGCCCAACCCCCAGGAATTCCGGGCCTGCTTCCTCAAAGTGAAGATCCAGGGTTCCCAGGAGTACATGGTCCGGGCGCACAACGCGGGGGGCAGCCACCCGCGAACCCAGGGTCAGCTCTACGGGCTCCGAGATGCCCGCAGTGTCCGAGACCCCCAGCGCCCCGGCACATCCGCCGCCTGCGTGGAGTTCAAGTGCAGCGGGATGCTCTTCGACCAGCGTCAGGTGGACAGGACGCTGGTGACCATAATGCCCCAGGGCAGCTGCCGTCGTGTGGCCGTCAACGGGCTCCTGAGGGATTACTTGGCCCGgcaccccccacccgccccagcTGACGACCCAGCGGCCTTCAGCATGCTGGCCCCACTGGACCCTCTGGGTCACAACTACGGTGTCTACACGGTCactgaccagagcccaaggctggCCAAGGAGATCGCCATCGGCCGCTGCTTTGATGGCTCCTCTGACGGCTTCTCTCGGGAGATGAAGGCCGACGCTGGCACAGCAGTCACCTTCCAGTGTCGGGAGCCACCAGCCGGCCGGCCTAGCCTCTTCCAGAGGCTGCTGGAGGCCCCGGCAACAGCGCTTGGGGACATCCGCAGGGAGATGGGCCAGGCGGCCCGGGCACAGGCTCAAACCACAGGTCGCCTCCGTACCCGCCGGGGCAGGGCCCGGGAGTGA